Sequence from the Suncus etruscus isolate mSunEtr1 chromosome 1, mSunEtr1.pri.cur, whole genome shotgun sequence genome:
tggctccatgctcagaaattgctcctggcaggcacaggggaccatatgggacgctgggattcgaaccgatgacctcttgcatgaaaggcaaacgctttacctccatgctatctctccagccctttttattctcttgattcaAGTATTTTATGCcattagaaaaatgtagaaaaggaGGGCCATAGAGAAAATCCATAATACATTGTACCTTCAATTTTTTGTACCCACATGTCCATATGGTTCTACAATAAATATCCTCTTAATTGTTTAGAAACAATGGAAAAACACCAAAATGTAGATGCAAACTCATAAAATTCAGGTtgagactacttttttttttttttttttttttggtttttgggccacacccggtgatgctcagaggttactcctggctgtctgctcagaaatatctcctggcaggcacgggggaccatatgggacaccgggattcgaaccaaccacctttggtcctggatcagctgcttgcaaggcaaacgccactgtgctatttctccgggcccctgaaaCTTCTTAATGAACAACAAAATTCCCTAAACTCTGGGAACTTGGAAAAAGTGCAATGATAAATTAATAATTCTGGCAATCAATTTCCAAATGTTAATTTGTTCTTACTCaagataaatatacatattttctaaacACATATATGGCACTCAAGTGTAtatatctaaaaattatattatttcatgatatcttccctcccttctacatcctaaccaaaaaatattataaaagtgatttttttatttgctgtcTATTATGTCATATAAAAAACTTTCTACTCTCTGGTTAAAATAAGTACTACAAAAAACtcaaattttaattctattgaattaagatgttttgtttcttctttttacactttttaatttcaaattatttgaaCCATACAATAATTCTCATGTATTTGGGTATATGCAGCTCTGAAATAatccatattttaatattactttctgcttttctatttttgtggtgctataTTCAGTAGTACTAGAACTCATGGcattatgctcagggataactccttggCAGTGCCTAGGGAATCAGATAAGCTacttggaatcaaacccaagttggctgcatgcaagtcaagagctatgctctctgtactatctccctggctcctgaTATTTATTCATTTCAACAGTGTCAATGATTTTAGATTAATAATTGGTACCATGCTCAAATTCTATACAATTTGATGTCAGTCTAATATTTTGGCTTActggaaaacattattttaaatttgataagATAAATTAGACTCTACCATCATACCTTTCGTcttctgcttctttcttctttataattAGATGAATTGTTTTGGTCTGGGGAcctcacctggtagtgctcaggagttataccCAGCTCTACACCTGAATACTCCAGGTGGTCTTGGCAGAtatatgagatgctagaaattgaacttgagTAAACAAAGTACAAGGTAAGTGGCCTacttattgtgctattgcttagcTCCTTGTATAAATTCTTAGAGATTTTGATCATTTCTGAAGCACTAGAATTTTAAACTTTTGAGATATTGTCACATAGCATCTGGTTTTCTCTTTGATAGTGAAATGAATCAAAATCAGACAACAATTACAGAGTTCATCCTACTGGGATTTGACCTTGATCAAAGGATTCTCAAGTTCCTTTTTGGACTCTTCTCCTTGTTCTACACCATCACTCTGCTGGGGAATGGGGTCATTCTGGGGCTCATCTCTCTAGACTCCAGACTAcacacccccatgtacttcttcctatCCCACCTGGCCATTGTTGACATAGCCTATGCCTGCAACACGGTGCCCCAGATGCTGGTGAACCTTCTAGAGCCAACCAAGCCCATATCCTTTGCTGGCTGCATTACacaaacctttttctttttaacttttgcaCACACGGAATGTCTTCTCCTGGTGGTTATGTCCTATGATCGTTTTGTGGCTATCTGTCATCCCCTCCGCTATACTGTCATAGTCAGTTGGAGAGTCTGCACCTCCTTGGTGACAGCCTCCTGGGCATGTGGTGCCCTCCTTTCTCTGGTCCATATAATTCTCCTTTTGAGGCTGCCCTTCTGTGGACCTCATGAAATTAATCACTTCTTCTGTGAAATCCTGTCCGTCCTCAGGCTGGTCTGTGCTGACACTACACTCAACGAACTTGTAATCTTTGTTGCCTGTGTCTTTCTCT
This genomic interval carries:
- the LOC126011588 gene encoding olfactory receptor 2A1/2A42-like: MNQNQTTITEFILLGFDLDQRILKFLFGLFSLFYTITLLGNGVILGLISLDSRLHTPMYFFLSHLAIVDIAYACNTVPQMLVNLLEPTKPISFAGCITQTFFFLTFAHTECLLLVVMSYDRFVAICHPLRYTVIVSWRVCTSLVTASWACGALLSLVHIILLLRLPFCGPHEINHFFCEILSVLRLVCADTTLNELVIFVACVFLLVGPLNLVLISYTRILMSILRIQSGEGRRKAFSTCSSHLCVVGLFFGNAIVVYMTPKSHQPEKQQKILFLFYSFFKPMLNPLIYSLRNAEVKGALRRVLKRESHS